Proteins encoded by one window of Microcebus murinus isolate Inina chromosome 2, M.murinus_Inina_mat1.0, whole genome shotgun sequence:
- the EBNA1BP2 gene encoding putative rRNA-processing protein EBP2, which translates to MDTPPLSGSDPDSDDSLVTDRELQDAFSRGLLKPGLNVVLEGPKKAVNDVNGLKQCLAEFKRDLEWVERLDVTLAAVPEVSGSEVPTPENKDQRAVNPEDDFQREMSFYRQAQAAVLAVLPRLHQLKVPTKRPTDYFAEMAKSDQQMQKIRQKLQTKQAAMERSEKAKQLRALRKYGKKVQTEVLQKRQQEKAHMMNAIKKYQKGFSDKLDFLEGDQKPISRDKKAGAKGQQMKKGPSAKRRYKNQKFGFGGKKKGSKWNTRESHDDVSSFRAKTAHGRGLKRPGKKGSNKRPGKRTREKMKNRTR; encoded by the exons ATGGACACTCCACCGCTCTCAGGTTCGGACCCGGATTCTGACGATTCTCTTGTCACTGACAGAGAG TTGCAGGATGCGTTTTCCCGAGGGCTTCTGAAGCCAGGCCTCAATGTCGTGCTAGAGGGGCCGAAGAAGGCGGTGAATGACGTG AATGGCCTGAAGCAGTGTTTGGCTGAGTTCAAGCGGGATCTGGAGTGGGTTGAAAGGCTCGATGTCACCCTTGCTGCGGTGCCGGAGGTCAGTGGATCTGAGGTGCCAACACCTGAGAACAAGGACCAGAGAGCTGTTAATCCAGAAGACGACTTCCAGCGGGAGATgagttt CTACCGTCAAGCCCAGGCCGCAGTGCTTGCAGTATTACCCCGCCTCCACCAGCTCAAAGTCCCTACCAAGCGGCCCACTGATTATTTTGCAGAAATGGCCAAGTCTGATCAGCAGATGCAGAAG ATTCGACAGAAGCTGCAGACTAAACAGGCTGCCATGGAGAGGTCTGAAAAGGCTAAGCAACTTCGAGCACTTAGGAAATATGGAAAGAAG GTGCAAACAGAGGTTCTTCAGAAGAGGCAGCAGGAGAAAGCACATATGATGAATGCCATTAAGAAATATCAGAAAG GATTCTCTGATAAACTGGATTTCCTTGAGGGAGATCAGAAACCCATTTCACGGGACAAGAAGGCAGGGGCTAAAGGCCAGCAGATGAAGAAGGG GCCCAGCGCTAAACGACGATATAAAAACCAGAAATTTGGTTTTggtggaaagaagaaaggttCAAAGTGGAACACTCGTGAGAGCCACGATGATGTGTCTAGCTTCCGGGCCAAGACAGCTCATGGCAGGGGCCTCAAGAGACCTGGGAAGAAAGGATCAAAT